A single window of Nicotiana sylvestris chromosome 3, ASM39365v2, whole genome shotgun sequence DNA harbors:
- the LOC138888492 gene encoding uncharacterized protein: MKAIDEQFVSSDKVLASTLMKRLLSMTLDRSRTVRENIMEKRDIAAKLKSLEVDMSEPFLVHFILNSLPAEYGPFKISYNTHKDKWSINELLTMCVQEEERLKHEIPESVIMVTHGKRNAKKGKSVPMKKKSTFDKDACRFFSDNTWWIDSGATIHIAKIMQGFLTQRKPIGSEQYVYSGNRAHSRVEGVGFYRLILKDDFHLDLENTFYVPEYSRNLIYLSRLSISGYDLYFHYPSVKLLKDIKVIGFGNLNGNLYKLELYPTFECNVLNLHDKEIGTKRCIINENSSGLWHKRLGHISIDRVKRYMYLYFLFNKSEALDAFKDYKTEVEKQAGAQIKIVRFDRGGEYYGRYTDKGQVKSPFAEFLESEGIIAQYTMPGTPQQNGVAKRRNRTLMDMGSSTIGSKWIFKTKRDSYGNIDRYKARLVAKGFTQREGIDYHETFSLVSKKDSLRIIMALVAHFDLELHQMDVKITFLNGDLEEEVYMHQPEGFCDKVKSHLVCKLNKSIYGLKQASRQWYIKFHNVVSSFEFTKNIIDQCIYLKISGSKYIFRVLYVDDILLASSDLGLLHETKQFLIQNFEMKDMGEASFVIGIEIHRDRSQRLLGLSQKTYIERILERFGMKNCSPIAAPIIKGDTFSLNQCPQNALEKGQIKDIVYASLVGILVIST, translated from the exons ATGAAGGCAATTGATGAACAATTCGTAAGCTCTGACAAGGTATTGGCCAGCACCCTTATGAAGAGGCTCCTAAGTATGACTTTAGACAGAAGTCGTACAGTGCGTGAGAACATTATGGAGAAGAGAGACATTGCTGCTAAACTCAAGTCCCTTGAGGTGGATATGTCTGAACCATTTCTTGTGCATTTCATTCTCAACTCCCTTCCTGCGGAATATGGTCCGTTCAAAATTTCTTACAACACACATAAGGATAAATGGTCAATCAATGAACTTTTGACCATGTGTGTTCAAGAAGAAGAGAGGTTGAAGCATGAGATACCTGAAAGTGTTATTATGGTGACTCATGGCAAGAGAAATGCAAAGAAGGGCAAAAGTGTTCCCATGAAGAAGAAAAGCACCTTTGACAAAGATGCTTGTCGTTTTT TTTCTGATAATacatggtggattgattctggtgcTACAATTCACATTGCCAAAATCATGCAGGGCTTTCTAACTCAGAGGAAGCCGATAGGAAGTGAACAATACGTCTATTCTGGAAATAGGGCGCATTCACGCGTGGAAGGCGTGGGGTTTTATAGGCTCATTTTGAAGGACGATTTTCACTTAGATTTAGAAAATACTTTTTATGTTCCAGAATATTCTAGAAATTTAATTTATCTTTCAAGACTATCGATTAGTGGATATGATTTGTATTTTCATTATCCTTCTGTGAAACTTTTGAAAGATATTAAAGTTAttggttttggaaatttgaatggaaATTTATATAAACTTGAGCTATACCCCACATTTGAATGCAATGTTTTAAATTTGCATGATAAAGAAATTGGAACTAAGCGATGTATTATCAATGAGAACTCATCTGGTCTTTGGCACAAGAGATTGGGACACATCTCTATTGATAGAGTCAAAAG ATATATGTATCTCTATTTTCTGTTTAACAAATCAGAAGCACTTGATGCTTTTAAAGATTACAAAACAGAAGTAGAGAAACAAGCTGGTGCTCAGATCAAAATTGTAAGATTTGATAGGGGTGGAGAATATTATGGTAGGTACACAGATAAGGGACAAGTTAAGAGTCCATTTGCTGAGTTCCTTGAAAGTGAAGGTATAATTGCTCAATATACCATgccaggaacaccacaacaaaatggtgtggcAAAAAGAAGGAACCGAACATTAATGGACATG GGATCCTCTACCATAGGTTCCAAGTGGATCTTTAAAACTAAAAGAGACTCATATGGTAATATCGATCGTTATAAAGCCAGACTTGTAGCCAAGGGTTTTACTCAAAGGGAAGGCATTGATTACCATGAAACCTTCTCTCTAGTATCAAAGAAGGATTCATTGAGAATAATCATGGCATTAGTAGCTCATTTTGATTTAGagttacatcaaatggatgtgaaaataaCTTTCCTGAATGGAGATCTTGAAGAGGAGGTATACATGCATCAGCCTGAAGGATTTTGTGATAAGGTCAAAAGTCACCTTGTTTGCAAGTTGAATAAATCAATTTAtgggttaaaacaggcttcccgcCAATGGTATATTAAATTTCATAATGTTGTTTCTTCATTTGAATTTACGAAGAACATCATTGATCAGTGTATATACCTTAAGATAAGTGGGAGCAAATATATTTTTCGagtcctatatgtggatgatattttGCTTGCAAGTAGTGACTTGGGATTGTTGCACGAGACTAAACAGTTTCTTATCCAGAATTTTGAGATGAAGGATATGGGTGAAGCCTCTTTTGTCATTGGCATAGAGATTCACAGAGACAGATCCCAAAGATTACTTGGACTGTCTCAAAAGACCTACATTGAAAGAATTCTGGAAAGATTCGGGATGAAGAACTGTTCACCTATAGCAGCACCTATAATTAAAGGTGACACATTTTCATTGAATCAATGTCCACAAAATGCATTGGAAAAGGGGCAAATAAAAGACATTGTCTATGCTTCGCTTGTTGGGATCCTTGttataagcacgtga